Proteins encoded within one genomic window of Coleofasciculus chthonoplastes PCC 7420:
- a CDS encoding ATP-binding protein, with amino-acid sequence MNRAKLNNQNFLLREHAEQQFAEELAELAKADQRQRPPNWNLSPWAVTTYLLGGTLENGFVVSPKYIGDRRLIEIAVATLTTDRALLLMGIPGTAKSWVSEHLAAAISGDSTLLIQGTAGTSEESIRYGWNYARLLADGPSMEALVASPLMVAMEAGKIARVEELTRIPADVQDTLITILSEKMLPIPELGDEVQAIKGFNIIATANNRDKGVNDLSSALKRRFNTVVLPLPKTIEEEVEIVQQRVESLGRALELPVQAPALTEVRRVVTIFRELRSGISDDGKTKLKSPSSTLSTAEAISVVNSGLALAAHFGDGHLSAKDIASGLVGAVVKDPIQDTLVWNEYLETVVKERKDWTDLYRACRDVGS; translated from the coding sequence GTGAATCGTGCAAAGCTAAACAATCAAAACTTTTTATTGCGTGAACATGCGGAACAACAGTTTGCCGAAGAATTAGCGGAATTGGCAAAAGCAGATCAACGCCAGCGCCCGCCGAACTGGAATTTATCCCCCTGGGCAGTCACAACGTATCTATTGGGAGGTACACTAGAGAACGGGTTTGTGGTATCGCCCAAGTATATTGGCGATCGCAGACTGATAGAAATAGCTGTTGCTACCCTCACCACAGACCGTGCCTTATTACTGATGGGGATTCCGGGAACCGCTAAGTCTTGGGTATCGGAACATTTAGCTGCTGCTATTTCTGGGGATTCAACGTTACTGATTCAAGGCACAGCCGGCACCAGTGAAGAATCCATTCGCTATGGGTGGAACTATGCCCGCTTACTGGCAGACGGTCCCTCGATGGAGGCGTTAGTGGCAAGTCCGCTGATGGTGGCGATGGAAGCGGGGAAAATTGCCCGTGTGGAAGAGTTGACTCGGATTCCGGCAGATGTCCAAGATACCCTAATTACGATTCTCTCAGAAAAGATGCTACCAATTCCCGAATTGGGGGATGAGGTGCAAGCGATTAAAGGCTTTAATATTATCGCCACAGCGAATAATCGCGACAAGGGGGTCAATGATTTGTCTAGCGCCCTGAAACGCCGCTTTAATACTGTTGTCTTACCATTACCGAAAACCATCGAAGAGGAAGTCGAGATCGTTCAACAGCGAGTCGAAAGCTTAGGACGTGCTTTAGAACTCCCGGTGCAAGCCCCCGCCTTAACTGAAGTCCGGCGGGTGGTGACAATTTTCCGCGAACTGCGTAGCGGTATCAGCGACGATGGTAAAACTAAACTAAAATCTCCTAGTAGTACCCTGAGTACAGCCGAGGCAATTTCGGTGGTGAATAGTGGGTTAGCCCTAGCCGCCCATTTTGGCGATGGACACCTCAGCGCTAAGGATATTGCGTCTGGATTGGTGGGTGCTGTGGTGAAAGATCCGATCCAAGATACGTTAGTGTGGAACGAGTATCTCGAAACTGTGGTCAAAGAACGCAAAGACTGGACAGACCTGTATCGCGCTTGCCGAGATGTTGGATCTTAG
- a CDS encoding FHA domain-containing protein, protein MLPIEPSPDSPPSSDQSSTDAVSSDTSDFPEGHVLIVQDDRGRHRFVLDGELYSIGREHDCDIRLFSQFVSRHHATLMRVEGEDGHDAYRIVDGNLKGKLSSNGLLINGQKHQSYELQNEEEIVFGPNVKAIYYRVRRDQGEG, encoded by the coding sequence ATGTTGCCCATAGAACCTTCTCCCGATTCCCCACCCTCATCGGATCAGTCATCTACCGATGCGGTAAGTTCTGATACGTCTGATTTTCCGGAGGGACATGTTCTCATTGTTCAAGATGACCGAGGACGACATCGGTTTGTTTTAGACGGTGAACTCTATTCCATTGGCAGAGAACATGATTGTGATATTCGGCTGTTCTCACAGTTTGTCTCCCGTCACCACGCCACGTTGATGCGAGTAGAGGGTGAGGATGGGCATGATGCCTATCGCATTGTTGATGGCAATCTCAAAGGGAAATTAAGTTCTAATGGCTTGTTAATTAATGGTCAAAAGCACCAAAGCTATGAGCTGCAAAATGAAGAGGAAATTGTCTTTGGTCCTAATGTGAAGGCGATTTACTACCGAGTGCGGCGGGATCAGGGGGAGGGTTAA
- a CDS encoding DUF5682 family protein — protein sequence MSIHIFGIRHHGPGCARSLCHALHSLNPDILLVEGPPDGDGMLPLVTHPQMQPPVALLVYRPDQPQQAVYYPFAIFSPEWQGIDYALTQGIPVRFMDLPLVHQLAGEAGGAEEAEEAEGAEGAEGAEGAGEEDEIYYDPLGYLARIAGYSDGERWWEQLVEHRQESTDVFEAILEAMTALRQDVPPRDDPREAQREAYMRKQIRAAKKEGFQRIAVVCGAWHAPALVDMPAAKADNALLKGLAKTKVEATWIPWTYGRLAFKSGYGAGIESPGWYGHLWDCYQDGGAGGDGGDDSTLSQGGFCTNVTINRDQRVPKPAPTPSKFGHLGGFCTNVTINRDKKVPKPAPTDTSGHISKLNHQQSAIAIRWLIKVARLLRQEDLDASSALMIEAVRLAESLAALRDRALPGLLELNEATQTVLCFGSDLPMRLIQDQLIVGERLGEVPDETPMVPLQRDLQQQQKRLRLPANPTEKQYELDLRKTNDLARSHLLHRLDLLGIPWGIRQSTRGKGTFKEGWRLQWHPEFAVKLIEAGIWGNTIDAAATAYARNQAQQAQALPSLTQLVETVLLANLPDALPEVMHRLQTEATLNRDVAQLMEALPPLAQVLRYGNVRQTDTRMITSVVDGLVTRICLGLPLACASLDDEAAQHIDQRIQQMNYAISLLNNSEYKQSWQQVLWQLADQANLHGLLAGRSCRLLLDAGVFKGNDASRRLEFALSQASEPPQAAAWIEGFLQGSGLLLVHDHTLWQIIDDWITQLPGETFTEILPLLRRTFASFSTAERRQIGERVKRGTSVETPGIGEEEIDSDRANAVLPIVAQLLGVR from the coding sequence ATGAGCATCCATATCTTTGGCATACGTCATCATGGACCCGGATGTGCGCGATCGCTCTGTCATGCTCTGCATAGTCTCAACCCGGATATCCTTTTGGTTGAAGGTCCCCCGGATGGGGATGGGATGCTGCCTTTGGTTACTCATCCCCAGATGCAACCGCCTGTGGCGTTATTGGTTTATAGACCCGACCAACCCCAACAAGCAGTGTATTATCCTTTTGCTATTTTTTCCCCAGAATGGCAAGGGATTGATTATGCCTTAACTCAAGGGATTCCAGTGCGGTTTATGGATTTGCCCTTGGTGCATCAGTTGGCAGGGGAAGCTGGGGGAGCAGAGGAAGCAGAGGAAGCAGAGGGAGCAGAGGGAGCAGAGGGAGCAGAGGGAGCTGGAGAAGAGGATGAGATTTACTATGATCCTTTGGGTTATTTAGCAAGAATTGCTGGGTATAGTGATGGGGAACGCTGGTGGGAACAGTTAGTTGAACATCGCCAGGAGAGTACAGATGTATTTGAGGCGATTTTAGAAGCAATGACGGCGTTGCGTCAGGATGTACCCCCCAGAGATGATCCGAGGGAAGCGCAACGGGAAGCCTATATGCGGAAACAGATTCGGGCGGCGAAAAAAGAAGGATTTCAACGCATTGCTGTTGTCTGTGGTGCATGGCACGCTCCTGCATTGGTGGATATGCCTGCGGCGAAAGCGGATAATGCGTTGCTTAAGGGATTGGCGAAAACGAAAGTGGAAGCTACTTGGATACCGTGGACTTATGGGCGACTGGCATTTAAGAGTGGCTATGGGGCGGGGATTGAATCGCCGGGTTGGTATGGTCATTTGTGGGATTGTTATCAGGATGGGGGAGCTGGGGGAGATGGGGGAGATGACTCAACCCTGAGTCAGGGCGGGTTTTGTACTAACGTTACTATCAATCGCGACCAGAGAGTCCCTAAACCCGCCCCTACACCATCAAAATTTGGTCATTTGGGCGGGTTTTGTACAAACGTTACTATCAATCGCGACAAGAAAGTCCCTAAACCCGCCCCTACAGATACGTCAGGACATATATCAAAACTCAACCATCAACAATCAGCGATCGCGATTCGGTGGTTAATTAAGGTGGCGCGGTTATTGCGTCAGGAAGATTTAGATGCCTCATCTGCCCTTATGATTGAAGCGGTACGGTTGGCGGAATCTTTGGCAGCATTGCGCGATCGCGCGTTACCGGGTTTGCTTGAGTTAAATGAAGCGACGCAAACCGTTCTCTGCTTTGGCAGTGATCTGCCGATGCGGTTAATTCAAGACCAACTGATTGTGGGTGAACGATTGGGAGAAGTTCCCGATGAGACGCCCATGGTTCCCTTACAACGAGATTTACAGCAGCAGCAGAAACGCTTACGCCTCCCCGCTAATCCCACCGAGAAACAGTATGAACTCGATTTACGCAAAACGAACGACTTAGCGCGATCGCATTTACTCCATCGTCTGGATTTACTCGGTATTCCTTGGGGGATACGACAATCGACAAGGGGAAAAGGAACCTTTAAAGAAGGATGGCGGCTGCAATGGCATCCTGAATTTGCGGTTAAACTCATCGAAGCCGGAATTTGGGGGAATACGATTGATGCAGCAGCGACGGCTTATGCCCGGAATCAGGCACAACAGGCTCAAGCTTTACCCAGTTTGACTCAGTTAGTCGAAACTGTTTTATTGGCAAACTTACCCGATGCGTTACCCGAAGTGATGCATCGCCTACAAACTGAAGCCACCCTGAATCGAGATGTCGCCCAATTAATGGAGGCGTTACCCCCATTGGCGCAGGTATTACGCTATGGCAATGTCCGCCAAACCGATACTCGGATGATTACCTCAGTGGTGGATGGATTGGTGACGCGGATTTGTCTGGGTTTACCTCTAGCTTGTGCGTCTCTGGATGATGAAGCGGCGCAGCATATCGATCAGCGTATCCAACAAATGAATTACGCGATTTCCCTGTTAAATAATTCGGAGTATAAACAATCCTGGCAACAGGTATTATGGCAACTAGCAGATCAAGCCAACCTGCATGGGTTACTCGCGGGTCGAAGTTGTCGATTATTATTAGATGCTGGGGTATTTAAGGGAAATGACGCCTCCCGTCGGTTAGAATTTGCTCTGTCTCAAGCTAGTGAACCTCCCCAAGCGGCGGCTTGGATTGAAGGGTTTTTGCAGGGGAGTGGATTGTTACTCGTACATGACCATACCTTGTGGCAGATAATTGATGATTGGATTACTCAGCTTCCGGGGGAAACCTTTACCGAGATATTACCCTTATTACGTCGCACCTTTGCCAGCTTTTCTACGGCTGAACGTCGCCAAATCGGTGAACGAGTCAAACGGGGAACCTCGGTTGAAACACCGGGGATAGGGGAGGAAGAAATAGATAGCGATCGCGCGAATGCGGTTTTGCCCATTGTGGCACAGTTATTAGGCGTGAGATAG
- a CDS encoding NACHT domain-containing protein has protein sequence MATQCIHGKFAVDQVPIYIELRDLVQDANTLSLLDYICQEFSDRGVSGETVKTLLQEGKLLILLDGWDEISPLRRFSLFNKLRWFCNRYAKNRYVITCRTGVELYRFGGFTEVELADWTLTQISHFARKYFVALAGVNWERGLAKATEFGVQLEYPENRTIQDMAKTPLLLSFICHVFQSQARFPRQQARFYQEGLDILLQKWDHSKGVERDSPEQPLALVNRLKLLEHLGSVTLTQQQYCLSQSQVEHYIGDYLRTIPDYQEVDPVGLQIQSQGVLKAIECHHGVLVERSRRVYSFANLSLQQYFTAREFTTKTNQNPDAIAELVTHLTEQSWREVFLFTVTLLRHPEQLIQAMKQGVDQLLIPDLRLGQFVNWIDHQSESSPLSYKSAAVRAFDFVLALILDQALAQTLDSYRLEQPLQAPPLQQLPSCLSLPQKLDVEFILPEALAFKVADYLPPTSLPLPLYRSLILNATLNYSLAFNLALNPEHLGQLVRSLNTLLHPMFECQSNLEMLNQWWFNHRHSWIRRVGFLMGQHDQGEHDWQFSSNQTRSLWDYYDANQLLVDCLTIADDLDTQVQQNIQEELFVYRE, from the coding sequence ATTATATCTGCCAAGAGTTTAGCGATCGCGGTGTCTCTGGGGAAACGGTGAAAACCTTACTCCAGGAGGGGAAACTGCTGATTTTGCTAGATGGCTGGGATGAAATCTCCCCGTTGAGGCGTTTTTCCCTATTCAACAAACTGCGTTGGTTCTGTAATCGTTATGCTAAAAATCGCTATGTGATCACCTGTCGCACTGGGGTGGAATTGTATCGGTTTGGCGGATTTACTGAGGTGGAACTTGCCGATTGGACGTTGACTCAAATTAGTCATTTTGCCCGGAAGTACTTTGTGGCTTTGGCTGGTGTTAATTGGGAGAGGGGGTTAGCGAAAGCGACTGAGTTTGGGGTACAACTGGAGTATCCGGAAAACCGGACGATTCAGGACATGGCGAAAACCCCTCTATTACTTAGTTTCATCTGCCATGTCTTCCAATCCCAAGCCCGTTTTCCTCGCCAACAGGCTAGATTTTATCAGGAAGGATTGGATATTCTGCTCCAGAAATGGGATCACTCGAAAGGGGTTGAGCGAGATTCCCCTGAACAACCGTTGGCTTTGGTGAATCGGTTGAAGCTGTTGGAGCATCTGGGTTCCGTTACGTTGACTCAACAGCAGTATTGCTTGAGCCAATCTCAGGTGGAACACTATATTGGCGACTATCTGCGAACAATCCCAGATTATCAGGAGGTTGATCCGGTTGGCTTACAGATACAGAGTCAAGGGGTTTTAAAAGCGATTGAATGTCACCATGGAGTATTGGTGGAGCGATCGCGGCGAGTTTATTCTTTTGCTAATTTGAGTCTTCAGCAATACTTCACCGCTAGAGAGTTTACCACGAAAACGAATCAGAACCCTGACGCGATCGCGGAATTAGTGACGCACTTGACCGAACAATCCTGGCGAGAGGTATTTTTATTCACCGTCACCCTATTGCGTCACCCTGAACAATTAATCCAGGCGATGAAACAAGGGGTGGATCAGTTATTGATACCGGATCTGCGATTAGGGCAATTCGTGAACTGGATAGATCATCAATCGGAATCTAGCCCATTATCCTACAAGTCAGCCGCCGTGCGTGCCTTTGATTTTGTCCTGGCTTTAATTTTGGATCAGGCGTTAGCCCAGACACTCGATTCCTATCGGCTTGAGCAACCTTTGCAAGCGCCACCGTTACAACAATTACCCTCTTGCTTATCCTTACCCCAAAAGTTGGACGTTGAGTTTATATTACCGGAGGCGTTAGCGTTTAAGGTGGCGGATTATTTGCCCCCAACGTCTTTACCGCTGCCGTTATACCGATCGTTAATCCTGAACGCTACCTTGAATTATAGTCTCGCATTTAACCTAGCCCTTAACCCTGAGCATCTGGGTCAATTAGTGCGATCGCTCAATACTTTACTCCATCCCATGTTTGAGTGTCAATCTAACCTGGAGATGTTGAACCAATGGTGGTTTAATCATCGTCACTCTTGGATCAGACGAGTTGGCTTTTTAATGGGACAACATGACCAAGGGGAACATGATTGGCAGTTTAGCAGCAACCAGACGCGATCGCTGTGGGATTATTATGACGCTAATCAATTATTAGTGGATTGTCTAACCATCGCTGATGATCTCGATACTCAGGTGCAGCAAAACATTCAGGAGGAGTTATTTGTGTATCGGGAATAG